One part of the Thiothrix nivea DSM 5205 genome encodes these proteins:
- the fabG gene encoding 3-oxoacyl-ACP reductase FabG, with protein sequence MDSLISLQGEIALVTGASRGIGRSIAEMLGKAGATVIGTATSEKGAEAISTYMSELGISGKGMMLNVADKDSIDGIVKAVNGEFGAITVLVNNAGITRDNLLMRMKDEEWDDIIATNLTSIFRMSKACMRGMTKAKKGRIISISSVVGASGNPGQTNYAAAKAGLVGFSKSLAREIGSRGITVNVVAPGFIDTDMTRELSEDQRSSLLQNIPLARLGQPDEIAGAVLFLASSLGAYITGETIHVNGGMYMA encoded by the coding sequence ATGGATTCATTGATCAGTTTGCAGGGTGAAATTGCCCTGGTGACCGGCGCAAGCCGTGGTATCGGGCGCAGCATCGCCGAAATGCTGGGCAAGGCTGGCGCAACCGTGATTGGAACTGCCACCAGTGAAAAAGGTGCGGAAGCCATTTCCACCTATATGTCCGAGTTGGGCATCAGCGGCAAGGGCATGATGCTGAACGTTGCCGACAAGGATTCCATTGATGGCATAGTCAAGGCTGTTAATGGCGAATTCGGCGCCATTACCGTACTGGTCAACAATGCGGGTATCACCCGCGACAACCTGTTGATGCGTATGAAAGACGAGGAGTGGGACGACATTATTGCCACCAACCTGACCTCCATTTTCCGCATGAGCAAAGCCTGTATGCGCGGTATGACTAAGGCGAAGAAAGGCCGCATCATTTCCATTTCTTCAGTGGTGGGCGCATCCGGCAACCCGGGGCAGACGAATTACGCCGCTGCCAAGGCTGGTCTGGTCGGCTTTTCCAAGTCACTGGCGCGTGAAATTGGCTCCCGTGGTATCACGGTGAATGTGGTTGCGCCGGGCTTCATCGACACCGACATGACCCGCGAGCTATCCGAAGACCAGCGCAGCAGCCTGTTGCAAAACATTCCGCTGGCGCGCTTGGGGCAGCCTGATGAAATCGCCGGGGCTGTGCTGTTCCTGGCCTCATCACTGGGAGCCTACATAACAGGCGAGACAATTCACGTCAATGGTGGTATGTATATGGCCTAA